tatataaaatatcttcATTATAATCCTCGTTTAGACCTTGAGTAGATACAGTAGGCATTGCGCTTGAAGAAGTTGAAGGtgatatatctatatctatatccaGATGTAATTGTTGTGAGTAAGCCTGTTGATGTACTGCAGGCTCCAAACAAGATAAACGCATTTGAGTGATACAGCTTTGTAACTCTGACTGCAATAATATGGCTTGACGTGGTAGTAACTGACGAAGCTAGTACGCAACATGTTTCCCGAACTGATCATAGGCTTTTTCTGTAGATGCACTTTGAGTAATTCTATCTAATTGCTCAATTGCATCTGAGATTTCAAgctcgttttttaattttttttataggcttATTTGATGATAGGCATTTTTTCAGGCAATTACCCTGTGAACCTTGATCTTCGTCGTTATCTTCAATGTAGTCTTCGATTGGTACCTCATTAGAATGCTGACTTATATTGGTTAAATTctaaagaaataaattaaatactgaaataaacatttaaaccagTAATTCATTGaagcaattttttaaattacaaaatttattttttggtaagattcaaatatatttttttaaaaagctcgaaatttaattgattttcataATGAACCCtcttgatttcaaatttaaggtgtcaaaactattttttttatgacataaaaagtgcaaacattttataaatacagtGAAATTCGCTTATAACGATATTCTAGGGACCTAGGGAATCTGATCGTTTTAACCGAACTTCGTTATATCCGGATCATAAAAACTAACATGGTTTGTtcgaaaaattgatttattaaacaaattttttactgtataattttatttaagattaCATATATTAACATTCAaggtatttatatacaatttagtaaaagctcatattataatatatagtatatgtttacgatttgtttgaaaaataatctataatagtAGTTTGTTTATAATCTGAATaagattttttaacataattagaaatattatttaatgccatTGATACGTCTGGCGTATTTATGTCACTGTTTACCGAAACTAAAGTACGCACctgatcaatataaaaatacatttccgAAATAGATGGTACTTTGAATACGATTTCTTCGCTCTCTTCGTCTGCTTGTTCATTACTTTCATCATTATTTGCATTCAAAATTGACTTGACAATTTCTTCTTTATTGGGTTCTTTGTTGGTCAAAAGAGCATCATCAACCTCTGCAAAACTTTGTATGCTTTCTTCAGAGAAGCACTCTGTgtccaaattattttcaattactaTTTCTGTTTTGTCGTTTACCGAAGCCTTGAATCCAGCGTGGTGGAAACAGTTTCTTATTGTAGTGGTAGAAAAATCATTCCATGCATCGGAGATCATTAAAATTGCATCTAATACTGAAATTTTAATATCTTTTCCCTATTccttttgattaataattttgagtACTAGTTTTTTCCGAAATTTCACTTTTAATGCTTTAATAATACCTTGATCCATAGGTTGTAACACAGAGGTCGTGTTTGGAGGGAGTAAAACCaactttataaattcaaattgaacaggAGGATGAGCCGGACAATTATCTATAGTCAATAGGATATGTCGTTTTTCCTTTGCTAGTTGTTTATCCCATTCTTTTAACCAGCCGGAAAATATGTCTCCGGTCATCCATGCTTTTTTATTGCTTTTGTAGTCGACTGTCaagtttttgacatttttaaaacatctcGGAGTCTTAGATTTTCCAAttactaacaattttttttgtaagaacCAGTCATATTAGAGGCTACAAGAATCATGATTTGCTCTTTAGATAATTTACCATCACTGCATGTTTCCCCTTTAAAACGTAATGTTTGAGACGGTGTTAGACGATAAAACAATCCAGTTTCATCAGCGTTATAAATGTCACAATCTgtataatttttacgcaaattaGGCCAAACGTGTTCCAGCCAATTTTCCGAAACACCAACAGGAACGCTTGACGATTCTCCacttatttttccaaaaacgaTATTGTGTCTTTGACGAAAACGGGTAATCCAAGAAGAAGAAcattgaaaatcaaatttattaaaacgtttCCCGAATTCGGTCGCTTTTTCTTGAAGTATTGGACCACttattggattatttttaaatcgttttattttaaaccattcCAAGAGAGCCTGATCGACGTCTTGATGTTGGCTACATTATAATCTTTAATTAAAGTCTGAAAAACGctttttatttggtattttgaTTTCCATATGATAGATAGTGTTGATTGACTGATTCCTAGCTCTTGGCAAATATCTTTATTAGAAACACCACTTTCTAAACGTTCAATTATTTTCACTTTTTCAACAATAGTGAAACAGCGTCTTcttttatttgacatttttaacttattcgGAACGTGTCTAAACGGATAACAATCAAAACGGCGACTAAACGACTAAAGCTGCGGCCCCACTGGGAGCGATTCTGAGTTTCTGCGTTTCGAGCGTTTCTCCGATTTTACACGCGCGATGTCCTCTAGCGATTTTGATGGGGACACTTTAGCGATTTTACATGCGTTTCTGCATTTGTAGTCGCGCGTTTTGTTTTTTCGATCCTCGACCAAGATGACGTCCAGAAAAATGTTGCTGGCTGAAAGTGCTGCTTTAATTGATGTTAAAGTAAATTTGGTTAAGAACCGTTTATGGGTTcacgaaataaataaacataggcTATCTGAAGGGGAATTTCATACGCTTTTCagcaaattaaaaaatcatccaGTCAAGTTTTTTGAGTATTGTCGCATGAGTGAAActtctttttatataattttggaaGCTATAAGAAGCGTGATCGAAAAAGAAGACACCAACTTCCGAAAAGCAATACCTGTAGAAGAAAGGCTATTTCTTACATTGAggtaagttatttaaatacattttattaagtgaataatatattgagttaGCATCTCTATAAATCAAATctatttgataaatttagttttatttattatttaaaaaaaaacgaataaatacTACAATATTGAACCACAACAGTAATATATgtttctaaatttaattataaaaataattgttgtataaactctaaatgatttgttttgtgcctcaaattttaattgttatagtaaaaatgttgttaaagaGCAGCAttatagaatttattaatttatttaaaaataaaataattataagttcatTTGGCTTAAAATAGGTTTCCAAACACCGatttacatatagtatataagtatctAAATTGTACTCTTAACCCTTCAATGCGCGATTgtctgaatttaaaaaaaaaaaattgtaccttatgtgttttttgacgtagaaaacagaaaaaatacttaaaaaattctaGCTTTAATATTTTCTTGGAAAACCAAGATTTTCAGATAGTTGCAAATATGCAACATTGCGcgtaaatacatacataaattacaatatataacaattcCACATAATCATACTTTATTTatgtttacttttgaatattgcagacaattttatttatagcttATAAAAACCTTATCTTTAAGTTAATAGtatttatcacaatataatCACTTTTTGGTGAACCTTAcctttaagtaaatatttattaattattacaatatcactttacttaaaatttaatatacttaggtataatacattttattttataatatggtaatctGTAAAACAAACACGTTTTGATTTTACGCATAAATAGACATTGCATTTACTGCACTGAAAGTTTGTGTAACCTTTACAATTTGGAAACTTGCAACGtccttttttttcaatatggtTTATATAATGTCCAATGTTGTCAGTTCTGATATCCTGAGTAGGACGCTGCGTTGGTCTGGttcggttttgtttttttaggcTGCTTTCTAATGACGGACGACCTCTAGTTGGTGTTTGTACAAAACCTATTCTCGTTAGAGTATATGCTAAAGATTTTCGCCAGTCAACAAGTGTATATTTGCTAGGTTTTCCAAGCTGAGATTGGGTTCTTTTATATAGGAGCCATGAATTGACAACAGATGTATCAatcaaatgataaaaaattcgCATATACCACTTTCTTGATCTCATACGAACTTTATATCGGCCAATAAGACTATCTAAAAGATCAACTCCTCCCATAAAcctattatattctttaattaCGGTAGgacaatcaatattaattttttttttcaattttttatcaaatctaTTGGCAGTCAGCATCGGTAATGATCCACAGTAAGTTGATAATAAGTTTACTTGCCTATTATCTTTCCACGAAGTTACGGACATAGGCGTATTTTCATAAACTGTCAAATACTCATACGATTTTCCACGTTcatcttttttaataatttggtcattaggtattttattgttAGGTAATCGGTCTTTCCGTACTGTCCCTAGACACAAAATTCCATTTTGGTATAAATATGAAGCTAATGGAATACTAGTATAgaaattgtcaaaatatattcGATGATTTTTATGGCGTGGAATATTTCTAGTAAGACGTACAACTATGTTAGAACTAGCACCAAGATCCGGCTCGTGTAGTAATCGAAATCGTTGATCATTTTCTTGGCcagaataaatttcaaattggtACGAAAATCCTTTTGAGTCacacaatacaaaaaattcaaaaccccATTTATGGGGTTTAGCAGgcatatacttttttaaataacttctCGCTTTTGTAGCACAAAGCTGTTCATCAAGTGATAAGTCTCTTGGGTAAGGAATCGAgttgaatttattgtttaaatgatCAATGAGGGGACGTATTTTATACAATCTATCATAATGTATATCCTCTTTTTCTAACATTTTATTGTTGtcgttaaaatgaataaatctaCGTATTTCTTCAAATCTTTTTTGACTTAAAGAATAATATACATGAGAAAGGCCTAAATGTTCACTCCAATAGTCTCGAACGTTTGGAACTACACAAACTGAATTATACATCAGAATGCCAATATACCTTTTGAGCTCATCTATAGTTACTGAAAACTTTTTATTGATATCTATCTGTGCAGCATAAAGCTCACtttcagattttattttagtaaaaagttcttcattaaaaaaatatgtaaagaaCTGATACGGTGTCGATAACTCCAAAATCTTATTAGGTAGTAAACTTTCATCGTGGGCTATTAGTTGCggttcataaattaaattaccttttttccattttaaattcttaaattcttcagtgttttgtttttttttggtatacGATTTTGTACTAACGTGCTTTCTATCAGTTTACGAGAAAATTTGGGACGAAGCGTCTTAGTTCTAGCTGATTGAATAACAGAAGGATTTGGATAGGTGGTActttcgtatttattatttttagatgtatctaaataaatattggagGAAGAGGGACCTGGTTCACAAATGTCTAACGTCAGTGCttcattgttaaataattttggttGATTGATAACAGAACATTCATTGTTTGGAATAGTTATATACTCACCTTCGTCTTCAAATATAATTGGTAAACTATTAATATCAAGTTCTAAATCAGGATCAAAAGTTTCGTAATTTTCAGTTTCATACATAAACATTTCATTCTCGTCATCAGAACATTCAACATCGTCATCGCTTTCATCCCAATTCGCCACTAAACTACAAATTTCAACATCACTCAAAAACTTACTCATAATAAAAAAGTTCGTGCGTGATGTTGCAAATACGCaacaattctaaataatacGAAAAATTAATTGCCAAACGGTAATATTGCGTAGCccgattacaatattaatatatacgtaattaacaatataaaacaatttttttttattgtaatatcgtTAAATTAACGTAGATATGACGATATCAAAATGACTATCACGCGTAAATAGCGGGAAACAggtgttatcatttttaaacaataaatacagtTGATAATGGGACTATCAGCCGTTCAACTTTTTTTCAATCGCATAGAATAGTTGTATATCTATCCGCTAGATGTCATTAgtatcgtaaaatattaaaaattatgtcacaaaaatgaaaaaaagattGTTGCAAATAAGCAACACGACGCATTGAAGGGTTAAGTTGTATTCATACCAACCCAACGTACAACATACTTATTTAAGTCATATTATGCAAcagttattgtaataaaacaatttagtttttactaaaattaaatgaataagaTAAGCGTTCAACAAACTtatttattgacataatataatttttaaaaaaaaacttaaaaatggaTTCCTTcacataacaatataactaaaatgaaaaaaattttattgagtcAGAACTTtgttaaacttttaacttttaacttttactttttatatattttcgtaAATTGTACCCTGTTCTTAGAGTAGTTCTATTGGGCCATTTACTAACTGGTCGGTATCGTTGAAATTAATATGTTGCCATGGTTGCCAATGAAAATTATCTTCAGTTGAAATTGATGACTGCGTAGAAACTGATGCTGGTGTGCTTGAATACTGTGTAGAAGTTGTAGGCTCATTATTCATAATTTCGTTGTATAAAATttcttgaaattttatttttgttttcatttttgtgATCTAGATAAAGACTTCAAATCAGGTAATagactttttaaaaacattaagtcTTCATCGTCTTTTTCTTCACTTTGAAGTAAGGTCAGGTGGGGTAAGAGCGGGATCTGGTTTACACTTTTTCAGGtaagtatttgtataaaattcagttttaattttacctACGTTTAGTTTTAACATTGTTCTTTAGTTTAATGTTGCTTTTAGCTATCGCCTGtcataattgtatgtattattattttctatagattTCCAATGAATGATCTACACAGATTAGAATTGTGGATAAAGGCAGTTGGCCGTAAAGGTTTTATACCAAATAAAAGTAGTAGGTTTCACATTTCACGACTACAGATTTTAATGAAAATCCTGGTGGAAGCTACAAACTGACGCTAAAAAGTGATGCTGTTCCATCAATTTTTCAATCGTCAATTCATTCGACATTAATTCCTACAAAACTACTTGTAGTTTAAATTGTGAAAATGTAGGTTTATTAGAGAGacctcataaaatatttttaatcacacatcttgtaaaatgatttttaagtgTTAGATTGCAATCGTATGGTAAACAATATTCTAGTGACATTTTAAATACGGCCAGTCAAAGAcagaaattaacaaaaataatattattttacaatcagtaatgtttttcttttacttACGTTTGTAAttctgttatttaaaaaaatataaaaatatacatttctattgcaattgtttttaatgacaacaCATAATTTTATCCTTACTCAATATTTCCATCGTTagatataaaagtattttaccaTCAGATTGTTATCATGTCGTATTAATAagacaaatattgtaaacattgaCCTACACGCATATGGCGGATAACTTCAATGTTCGATGTCTTGTTAGCCATCCAGTATTTTATATCTGTGGATAAAACAAATGTGGCTATAAATAGGACACGGCGTCGCTATATTCCATACGTGGCGTGTGGTAGTCGCAATAACGCAGAAGTACCAGTAAAAAATATGCactgatttataaaaaaaaaaatattttataataaaaagcgCAAGAGAATTATTTGTTGGAAGGAGAATCGAACGTAGTACCCTCTTTGATCAATAGTATGCGCGCTATACCACTAAGCCATGACTAACAATGCTTGGCGGTGCAATATTGAGTTATTTAagataacataacataacataacaaGTTATAAGTGTTATAACTTCAAAACTAGGTTTGACCGACCAATTCTAATTGAACCATTATTTTCAGCGTAAAAAAGTACatgtttctgaaaaaaaaatcgaaaaatcggCATGGGCGCTAAACTAGATTTATACCAATTGTTATATGTGTTTTCGATAGTTTTATTATCCTTTTCTGtcttatataatactagctccttaagtattacaaacaatttagaatattttagtttgtacttataGGTGATTGGTtacttatgttttaaaaataattacgtcATAGATGTTTCAAAAGACGATGCCTATGATTATAGGAAGGTATAGtagtagattataataattttaaatgcttgtaaaataattttatagtatattattttaaactgaaaaatccagttttaaataataataatataaatgtttttaatgttttaatctaaaaatcctaatatttttatttttattttaataattacttatatcaTGTATAATCATAGcgtttaaacagtttaaaatataaggcGCAtactatacttttattattacagttaaccacatatttttttgtagatctCTTATTGGGAAATAGCCTTAACAAGGTtgaatataggtactaggtaggtactattcttttttcaaaactactattctaaagatatttttaatttatcaatgtaTTATAAGATTGTTCAAAGCATAAGCCCAATAcctttaaagttataaatttgtaGGAACCTGTTTAGTTTAATTGTATGAGatggttattaaataattcaaatatttaaatgtaaaatctaAATGCACAATAacccaaaattattttataatctaactgtattgaaaatattatataacccttttaaaattgaaaaaattcttaaatacaATACAGGATACTGAAAtatcaaactatattattatgatttatcacATTATGGTCTAAggacaaaaaatagtataagtataataatatacattatatatttgtaataaacaaaatcaataaaCTATGTTATTCAAAGTATACCTTTAAGATTGCTAAAATTTGTTTAACAAGaagatatttgataaaatatgagatatataatataagataaaatttgaatttgatccAGCCCAACCTAAAATTATAACTCTGGATATGCTGGAAATAGGATTTTTGGAAAAGAGCCAAtcagaacaaatattttatcttgaCTATAGAAATGTTGAATTTTATAACTGGTTCATGTTATACTCTTGATTCATGAATCATCTCACCTTTTATTCCGACCgatttattttacaagttttgTTTGCAAAACCAGGTAATTAATTTGGATGTGAAATGAAACGGAAACTTACttttttggtaaattaaaacaaatttttcaagcacttacacaattttttttcaagttcaaTTGGAGTTTTTGATAAGGTTAAAAAAACACTTCACGTGATaaaagtttatatataataactagctCTAAATGAAACTAGGACTCTCTGAGAGTGgtgttacgtcccaaccgacgcCGATATATATCAACGCAGAAAtgaaatacgtgatgtactagcttatgatgaatgtttattaatcaagtacaaaaatacaatgttataatttatggtgTAAAAGAGAATTTAAAtcgtgagtggtgttacgacctgactGAATGTCCCTAATCCGTCTAATGGTTAGCTCAACCCATACTGTATAACCGTCTGACgagctcttgtcctgggcttctatataCATGATTGagtcctttggagtgggtggtcGTAGTAGTGACTAGCAAAATTATAAAAGTCACCACAGTTGTAAGACGAAAGTTTAGAATtttgtgataaggattagtgatatggattATAGAGCGTCTAGCAATCCATCACAAACGTTGTAAATGGACAGGCAGAGTCGATAGGTCAAGGTGTAATCAATTTTCTAGCTATCAGTCATCAAATcacataggtattaggtaagcaatccgactgcgtcgaatcgcggacataATGAGAAGCGTATAAcaacaggtatgcaatccacctgcggtggtaGCGTAGGTAACTAAATCATCACCCGTATAAAACGAAACAAAATTAAGCAATCCACCTTTGGCGGATAGAGTGGTAcgtgccgtcgcatgtccggtgctttttcttatgtaaaatttcaataaaccaTAGGGCACTGACAAAATAAAgccaaataaaaatagtatatttattttctccAGTCTCTTTTTATCCCTGTTCGTGTGTTTTCATTGAATAGCGGcataacaattaaacaataacaatcATTATCAGTGTTTTCGATACAGTTctatgtattgtataatgtgACTGAATTTTGTTGTATGAGTAtagatagtaaaataaatattataaatcagtaCGTTTGGCGACCTCGTTGTACGAGTACCTACTTTAGTGCGTTCAATATTATGTCATCGCGACAagataaattaattgaacaatTCTTATCGGAAGAATTATATTCAGATGAATCAATAATGTACGATTCAGATGCCGATCCTGAATATACTCCTGTTGGTAAGAAATTGCAAAGTCCCAGTTATGATGACATCAACAAATCGTACACGAACCAAGGAACTTCGACATGTAACACATTCGTTCCCGTTGGTGGATCAGATTCAGATTCAGATGACATTTCTGTGGAGGTAAGTTAAAGTGACGAAGATTGTGATTGGTCTGACTCAGATTTGTGGGTAGACACTGAAAAAGTTCAACCGGATAATTTTTccgatggtaaaaaataaacgtgCACGAATGAACGCAACTTCGTCAAAACAAATTCCGCGTTTTAGGGGCTTTGTaccgaatatttaaaaaaaaatgttaaagatacAATAGAATTTTTAGCAATTTCAAAGCCCGAAATGGTTGAAATAATCGACGGTGCACTTCATCAGTcaccaattaaatataatattaaaccagaGGCTACATATATTAAACCTAACACCGACATGAAAGAAAACCGTACATTCAAAACCAGGGAAAGATCAACGTGGCTTCCAGGTGTagataaagacattttaacGGTATCTTCGACTTTAGACACCCCATCAAGAAGAATTTCATTACCATTTTGTAATTGATTTCCTAATTTCTTGTCAGATACCACAAATTGTCTGGTGGTATCTATGATATTTTCGCACTGTGACTTTTTAAACGGACGGTAAATTTTCGGTTGTTAATGCTCGTGCTGTTTTTCTTTCTTTCCCCATGCTCATACAGAATCAAGGAATGTTTCATCGACATTATCTCTTTTTTCTCGAATATAAGACTCATTCTACATTTTAACTCTCTTATTTGGTAACTCGAGCTTAACTCtacttgtttacaaaatatgttgatcacACGATTGCGCAATGTTGCCACGAATCGTCCGCATTTCAGTCTGCGATTGCCCTCCAACATATCTATTTTCATAGTCTTAAACCATGACTCTACTGTAGCGTTGCTCTGTCGTACTAAAACCCCATTGATGACCGTTGTGTTCATAACAGGCGTCCACAGTGGTATAAACGATACACACTTTAGTACAAAACTGTCTAAATACTCCTCATTAcacataattgattttgaaatgtcctttttagtttataagcaTTCATACTCTGACTTAGTATACAATTTgccatgtaaaatacaaatgaaataacaaaatccAGAAGATGCGAACAagccaaattatataaaaattcatcttttgtagatatatataaaagtttaCAATCCCTACGCAAGAAAGTGGTAGGTGATTTCAACagccagaaaaaatattaataaaatattatgtcttattccaaaaaaagtaatgtcatcaaataatttgaacaatgaagcgatatttaattcaagtactTCCTATATGAGCTTTCAGATTACCACGCTGACAAACGTTAATATatccaaaatacaaatataaactaatagtgTATGTCATAACCCTGGCTGCTTCTAACATTCATTAATATGTCACTTTGACAACTGTGCCCTTTTAGATAGCTATTACAGGAAAGGAACCAGGCTGGACACCTACCAATAGCAGCAGGTTATGTTGCAATCATTTTATTGAATCTGATTATAGGCTGGAACATAAAAAAGGCGTTTTAAAACCAACATCGGTCCCATCTATTAATAAcatagttaaattgtatgtgTGCGCATGGTGAATTTTTAATGTGcatacatttacaaataaactGGCATCAGCCCGGTAAATTTTGTCACcaaacaaaagaataataagGAAGAACAAGAAGcgtgtttgtttttaaagttttttagaacgcgaactcataaaaatattacaaaaaatttaataaacagcgATTCTATCAACTGCTCCACATAACGTAATGCATAACGTAACATAACAATTGTTATATGTCTATAACaaattttagacattttgttCATTTATGTGTGAATTCGAAGGAAGTTTTTTTAACGAATGCCACTCTTCGGAACTAATTACTCGTATAAATTTGGACACGAGTTCCAACTTGAAGGAAAAGCCTCTCATCTGCAAAGTGTGTAGTAAAAACATCTTTGCCCTTTtggatacctattattttaagctCCGTATATTTTAGGAATACCAATGCCAATTGGTTAAAGGTGCAGGGAGTAAACACGGTGGTTTTCACTTTATACagatacgtaaaaatatattatatgtgtggtgGTAGCCATTGGTCAACGAAAATGCATGATTCCACGGCAGTTCGACGTTCGCATCCCTCCTCAGAAACATACCACTTCTTAAGACTATATTCCtgggttttaaatttgtgtacaaaataatttaggtcAAATGGGGTGTTGAACCGATCAGTGTTAAGCGTTTCTCCTGTTGTGTACACACTTACATTCGTGCGGCCACCACCGTTTATCACTTATAGCCGTGTACCGATTTTTAACaagttgtaataggtatattttaacttacaaaACGTTTAAATGCAATCAGTGTCTATCTGAATTTGATCGTAAATGCAATTTGCTTGGACATCATAAAACACGCAGAGGTATACGATTCCTGTGTACTGAGTGTCCACGCACATTTACGGACAGGTCTAACTTGAgacgtaatttaaaattaattcatggtatgtacttattaccccgttacataattgtttatctaatattaatttactttacaagGGATTCAATTTGCGTCGGCTTGTCGTGGAGGTAATTAGGTCAATCTTACTCTGCAAGTCGACGTTCCCGACGTTCAACCAATAAACATGCCCGTAGTGATCAGATAGAGATTGCACAACGAATATTTTTGTACCAGCAGGACCCTCACACCATCAAGATgactatcaaataaaataatattaaagccgAGCGTTATAACGGACTGATagattttctttttctaatattagGAAAACGTAAACATACCGAAAATTCTTTTccgatggtaaaaaataaacgtgCACGAATGAACGCAACTTCGTCAAAACAAATTCCGCGTTTTAGGGGCTTTGTaccgaatatttaaaaaaaaatgttaaagatacAATAGAATTTTTAGCAATTTCAAAGCCCGAAATGGTTGAAATAATCGACGGTGCACTTCATCAGTcaccaattaaata
This genomic window from Metopolophium dirhodum isolate CAU chromosome 1, ASM1992520v1, whole genome shotgun sequence contains:
- the LOC132944758 gene encoding tigger transposable element-derived protein 4-like; translation: MSNKRRRCFTIVEKVKIIERLESGVSNKDICQELGISQSTLSIIWKSKYQIKSVFQTLIKDYNVANIKTSIRLSWNEKATEFGKRFNKFDFQCSSSWITRFRQRHNIVFGKISGESSSVPVGVSENWLEHVWPNLRKNYTDCDIYNADETGLFYRLTPSQTLRFKGETCSDVIGKSKTPRCFKNVKNLTVDYKSNKKAWMTGDIFSGWLKEWDKQLAKEKRHILLTIDNCPAHPPVQFEFIKLVLLPPNTTSVLQPMDQVLDAILMISDAWNDFSTTTIRNCFHHAGFKASVNDKTEIVIENNLDTECFSEESIQSFAEVDDALLTNKEPNKEEIVKSILNANNDESNEQADEESEEIVFKVPSISEMYFYIDQNLTNISQHSNEVPIEDYIEDNDEDQGSQDAIEQLDRITQSASTEKAYDQFGKHVAY